The following coding sequences lie in one Stenotrophomonas rhizophila genomic window:
- the mraY gene encoding phospho-N-acetylmuramoyl-pentapeptide-transferase, which translates to MLLELARWLQQLESLFGLFGYLTLRGILAALTALFLSLWLGPAMIRKLAQFKGGQPIRTDGPQTHFSKAGTPTMGGSLILLTITLSVLLWADLRNRYVWVVLAVMLCFGAIGWYDDWIKIVRRDPNGLKSRWKYLLQSIFGLAAGLFLFYTADVPAALTFYIPMFKSVALPLAGISFVAIAYFWIVGFSNAVNLTDGLDGLAIMPTVLVACALGVFAYASGNVVFSNYLQIPQIPGAGELVIICAAIAGAGLGFLWFNTYPAMVFMGDIGALALGAVLGTIAVITRQELVLVIMGGVFVIETLSVMIQVASFKLTGKRVFKMAPIHHHFELKGWPEPRVIVRFWIISVVLVLIGLATLKVR; encoded by the coding sequence ATGTTGCTTGAACTGGCCCGATGGTTGCAGCAATTGGAGAGCCTGTTCGGGCTGTTCGGCTATCTGACGCTGCGCGGCATTCTTGCCGCGCTGACCGCGCTGTTCCTGTCGCTGTGGCTGGGCCCGGCGATGATCCGCAAGCTGGCCCAGTTCAAGGGCGGCCAGCCGATCCGCACCGACGGCCCGCAGACCCACTTCTCCAAGGCCGGCACGCCGACCATGGGCGGCTCGCTGATCCTGCTCACCATCACCTTGTCGGTGCTGCTGTGGGCCGACCTGCGCAACCGCTACGTGTGGGTGGTGCTGGCAGTGATGCTGTGCTTCGGCGCCATCGGCTGGTACGACGACTGGATCAAGATCGTGCGGCGCGACCCGAACGGCCTGAAGTCGCGCTGGAAGTACCTGCTGCAGTCCATTTTCGGCCTGGCCGCCGGTCTGTTCCTGTTCTACACCGCCGACGTGCCGGCCGCGCTGACCTTCTACATCCCGATGTTCAAGTCGGTGGCGCTGCCGCTGGCCGGGATCAGCTTCGTGGCCATTGCCTACTTCTGGATCGTCGGCTTCTCCAACGCGGTCAACCTGACCGACGGCCTGGACGGCCTGGCGATCATGCCGACCGTGCTGGTGGCCTGCGCGCTGGGCGTGTTCGCCTATGCGTCGGGCAACGTGGTGTTCTCCAACTACCTGCAGATTCCGCAGATTCCCGGGGCCGGTGAACTGGTCATCATCTGCGCGGCCATTGCCGGTGCGGGCCTGGGCTTCCTGTGGTTCAACACCTACCCGGCCATGGTGTTCATGGGCGACATCGGCGCCCTGGCGCTGGGTGCGGTGCTGGGCACCATCGCGGTGATCACCCGCCAGGAGCTGGTGCTGGTGATCATGGGCGGCGTGTTCGTGATTGAAACGCTGTCGGTGATGATCCAGGTCGCCTCGTTCAAGCTGACCGGCAAGCGCGTGTTCAAGATGGCGCCCATCCACCACCACTTCGAGCTGAAGGGCTGGCCCGAGCCGCGCGTGATCGTGCGCTTCTGGATCATCTCGGTGGTGCTGGTGCTGATCGGCCTGGCCACGTTGAAGGTCCGCTGA
- a CDS encoding UDP-N-acetylmuramoyl-tripeptide--D-alanyl-D-alanine ligase: protein MKRTPLSLIAHWAGGEIHGDDTAIDAISKDTRTLAPGSLYVALRGDRFDGHDFAADAVARGASAMLVERLLDVALPQILVADTQHALGRIAHGMQRDRAAGVFAITGSNGKTSVKTLLLAILQQVAREEHKVVYANPGNLNNEIGLPLAVLDAPEDADFAVYEMGAGKPGDIAYLTDIVRPRYALVNNIAPAHLERMGSLQGVATTKGAIYAALPADGVAVINADDAFGIWFEQHIVGQPPRCRVLRYGLDHSADVSALAIRPSATGSQFLLTVKPAPRMDAQVVRSQDAMEHQVEIALALPGRHNISNALAAASLALAAGIGLDQIALGLARAEPVPGRQVAHQLPNGAVLIDDSYNANPGSLAAAIDALAGGKDEGWLVLGDMRELGPDGQALHAQAGRRARDAGIKRLYTLGPLSAAASSAFGDGGRHFQDHDTLAAVLASDLHAGVRCLVKGSRGSAMDKIVKALLARGEETPHVA from the coding sequence ATGAAGCGCACCCCGCTGTCGCTGATCGCACATTGGGCCGGTGGCGAGATCCATGGCGACGACACCGCCATCGACGCCATCAGCAAGGACACCCGCACGCTCGCCCCGGGCAGCCTGTACGTGGCGCTGCGTGGCGACCGTTTCGACGGCCATGATTTCGCCGCCGATGCCGTCGCGCGCGGTGCCTCGGCGATGCTGGTCGAGCGCCTGCTGGACGTGGCGCTGCCGCAGATCCTGGTGGCCGACACCCAGCACGCGCTGGGCCGCATCGCCCATGGCATGCAGCGCGACCGCGCCGCCGGTGTGTTCGCCATCACCGGCAGCAACGGCAAGACCAGCGTCAAGACGCTGCTGCTGGCGATCCTGCAGCAGGTCGCACGCGAAGAACACAAGGTGGTGTACGCCAACCCGGGCAATCTCAACAACGAGATCGGCCTGCCGCTGGCGGTGCTGGATGCCCCCGAAGACGCCGATTTCGCCGTCTACGAGATGGGCGCCGGCAAGCCGGGCGACATTGCCTACCTGACCGACATCGTGCGCCCGCGGTACGCGCTGGTGAACAACATCGCCCCGGCCCACCTGGAGCGGATGGGCAGCCTGCAGGGCGTGGCCACCACCAAGGGTGCGATCTACGCGGCGCTGCCGGCCGATGGCGTGGCGGTGATCAACGCCGACGACGCCTTCGGCATCTGGTTCGAGCAGCACATCGTGGGCCAGCCGCCGCGCTGCCGCGTGCTGCGCTACGGCCTGGACCACAGCGCCGACGTGAGCGCGCTGGCCATCCGTCCGAGCGCCACCGGGAGCCAGTTCCTGCTCACGGTGAAGCCCGCGCCGCGCATGGATGCGCAAGTGGTGCGGTCGCAGGATGCGATGGAGCACCAGGTGGAAATCGCGCTGGCCCTGCCGGGTCGCCACAACATCAGCAACGCGCTGGCCGCCGCTTCGCTGGCGCTGGCCGCCGGCATCGGCCTGGACCAGATCGCGCTGGGCCTGGCCCGCGCCGAACCGGTGCCGGGCCGCCAGGTTGCGCACCAGCTGCCCAACGGCGCGGTGCTGATCGATGACAGTTACAACGCCAATCCCGGCTCGCTGGCCGCGGCGATCGACGCGCTGGCCGGCGGCAAGGACGAAGGCTGGCTGGTGCTGGGCGACATGCGCGAACTGGGCCCGGACGGCCAGGCGCTGCATGCCCAGGCCGGTCGCCGCGCACGCGATGCCGGGATCAAGCGCCTGTACACGCTGGGGCCGCTGAGCGCCGCCGCATCGAGCGCCTTCGGCGACGGCGGCCGGCACTTCCAGGACCACGACACGCTGGCCGCCGTGCTTGCCTCCGACCTGCATGCTGGCGTGCGCTGCCTGGTCAAGGGCTCGCGCGGCAGCGCCATGGACAAAATTGTGAAAGCGCTGTTGGCGCGAGGAGAGGAAACCCCCCATGTTGCTTGA
- a CDS encoding UDP-N-acetylmuramoyl-L-alanyl-D-glutamate--2,6-diaminopimelate ligase, whose amino-acid sequence MSQTMLLSQLIPDVALSHDPSITGLVLDSRAVRPGDAFVAIAGFGAHGLGFVAQAQANGAGAILFEPPAPAELPAPADAIAVPGLRTRMGAMADQFHGHPSRAMTMVGVTGTNGKTSTVQLLAQAWHLLGTASGSIGTLGVGLYGHVVPTGFTTPLVLQMHEVLAQLRDDGARAVAMEVSSHALDQGRVDAVHYDVAVFTNLTRDHLDYHGDMAQYGAAKAKLFHRDGLKAAVVNLDDSFGSELLRTVGASVRQIGLSSRGAQQATLRADSLMLDGRGIAFDLVVDGARYPVQSPLLGRFNVDNLLAVAGALYALDHAPAAIAALLSQLQPIAGRMNRLGGEHGLPTVVVDYAHTPDALEQALASLHDHLAGRLVCVFGCGGERDTGKRPQMAAIAERGANVVIVTDDNPRGEDGDVIVADIVAGLSNPAAALVQRDRAAAIATAIGLAGAGDIVLIAGKGHEPYQEVHGIRHAFDDTEVAGRVLAARAAQEVAE is encoded by the coding sequence ATGAGCCAGACGATGTTGCTTTCGCAGTTGATCCCCGATGTGGCGCTGAGCCACGACCCGTCCATCACCGGCCTGGTGCTGGACAGCCGCGCCGTGCGCCCGGGCGATGCCTTCGTGGCGATCGCCGGCTTCGGCGCGCATGGCCTGGGCTTCGTCGCACAGGCGCAGGCCAATGGCGCCGGCGCGATCCTGTTCGAGCCGCCAGCACCGGCCGAGCTGCCGGCCCCGGCCGACGCCATCGCCGTGCCCGGCCTGCGTACGCGCATGGGCGCGATGGCCGACCAGTTCCACGGCCATCCGTCGCGCGCGATGACGATGGTGGGCGTGACCGGCACCAACGGCAAAACCTCCACCGTGCAGCTGCTGGCCCAGGCCTGGCACCTGCTCGGCACCGCCAGTGGCAGTATCGGCACCCTCGGCGTGGGTCTGTATGGCCACGTGGTGCCAACCGGCTTCACCACGCCGCTGGTGCTGCAGATGCATGAAGTGCTCGCGCAGCTGCGCGACGATGGCGCGCGCGCGGTGGCAATGGAAGTCAGCTCGCACGCGCTGGACCAGGGCCGCGTGGATGCCGTGCACTACGACGTGGCGGTGTTCACCAACCTCACCCGCGATCATCTCGATTACCACGGCGACATGGCGCAGTACGGCGCGGCCAAGGCCAAGCTGTTCCACCGCGATGGCCTCAAGGCCGCGGTGGTCAACCTGGACGACAGCTTCGGCAGCGAACTGCTGCGCACTGTCGGTGCCTCGGTACGCCAGATCGGGCTGAGCTCGCGCGGCGCACAGCAGGCCACCCTGCGCGCTGATTCGCTGATGCTGGACGGCCGCGGCATCGCCTTCGACCTGGTGGTCGATGGCGCGCGCTACCCGGTGCAGTCGCCGCTGCTGGGCCGCTTCAACGTGGACAACCTGCTGGCCGTGGCTGGCGCACTGTATGCGCTGGACCATGCACCGGCCGCGATCGCCGCGCTGCTGTCGCAGCTGCAGCCGATTGCCGGGCGCATGAACCGGCTCGGCGGCGAGCACGGCCTGCCCACCGTGGTGGTCGACTACGCCCACACCCCCGACGCGCTGGAACAGGCGCTGGCCAGCCTGCACGATCACCTGGCCGGGCGCCTGGTCTGCGTGTTCGGCTGCGGCGGCGAGCGTGACACCGGCAAGCGGCCGCAGATGGCCGCCATTGCCGAGCGCGGCGCCAACGTGGTGATCGTCACCGACGACAACCCGCGCGGCGAAGACGGCGACGTGATCGTGGCCGACATCGTGGCCGGGCTGTCCAATCCCGCTGCCGCCCTCGTGCAGCGCGACCGCGCCGCCGCCATCGCCACCGCGATCGGCCTGGCCGGTGCCGGCGACATCGTGCTGATTGCCGGCAAGGGCCACGAGCCCTACCAGGAAGTGCACGGTATCCGGCACGCCTTCGACGACACCGAGGTGGCCGGCCGCGTGCTGGCCGCGCGTGCCGCGCAGGAGGTCGCAGAATGA
- a CDS encoding peptidoglycan D,D-transpeptidase FtsI family protein: MNKSGRNRTRNSFNLRQRLKWVGLALGLCSVSLVGRAAYVQIINSDFYQRQGEARYLRELPINTSRGMITDRNGEPVAVSTPVASIWVNPQELLRAPDRIPELATALGMPLDELTSKLSQKSDKEFMYLRRRINPDDAEKVVALKIPGVASQREFRRFYPQGEAMAHVLGFTNIDDRGQEGLELAFDEWLRGKAGAKRVIRNRKGDTVESDLLRAAEPGKDLTLSIDRRIQFLAFKELRNALIANKAAGGSMVIMDVATGEILAMVNLPTYNPNSVGGAAPDTRRNRAVTDLVEPGSTMKPLTIASALQSGVVTKDTTVDTNPGYMAVGRFTIKDVPRNNGVLNVTGVITRSSNIGAAKIAAKMPDQVFYDHVHSFGYGVSPHSGFPGESAGVLKRPGRWDGATKTTMSYGYGLNVTPLQIATAYSALGNGGRLIAPTFVKGQRNEGKQIIDPNIAKDVVAMMETVVTQGGAKQAAVLGYHVAGKTGTARKAGPGGYERGHYNALFAGVVPATNPRFATVIVINDPQAGKYYGGLVSAPVFHNVMEGALRLMDVPPDDIESWLAAQQSGKLGHTTSSLPVPPPETVIAPDAAAEFDAALPSAHATVPPAQGGTQ; this comes from the coding sequence ATGAATAAATCCGGTCGCAACCGCACCCGCAACAGTTTCAACCTGCGCCAGCGCCTGAAGTGGGTGGGTCTGGCGCTTGGGCTGTGCTCGGTCTCGCTGGTCGGCCGTGCCGCCTACGTGCAGATCATCAACAGCGATTTCTACCAGCGCCAGGGCGAAGCCCGGTACCTGCGCGAGCTGCCGATCAACACCTCGCGCGGCATGATCACCGACCGCAACGGCGAGCCGGTGGCGGTGTCCACCCCGGTCGCCTCGATCTGGGTCAACCCGCAGGAACTGCTGCGCGCGCCCGACCGCATTCCGGAGCTGGCCACCGCGCTGGGCATGCCGCTGGATGAGCTGACCTCCAAGCTGTCGCAGAAGTCGGACAAGGAATTCATGTACCTGCGCCGCCGGATCAACCCGGACGACGCGGAGAAGGTGGTGGCCCTGAAGATCCCGGGCGTGGCCTCGCAGCGCGAGTTCCGCCGCTTCTACCCGCAGGGTGAGGCGATGGCGCACGTGCTGGGCTTCACCAACATCGACGACCGCGGCCAGGAAGGGCTGGAGCTGGCCTTCGACGAATGGCTGCGCGGCAAGGCCGGCGCCAAGCGGGTGATCCGCAACCGCAAGGGCGACACGGTGGAGAGCGATCTGCTGCGCGCCGCCGAGCCGGGCAAGGACCTCACCCTCAGCATCGACCGCCGCATCCAGTTCCTGGCCTTCAAGGAACTGCGCAACGCGCTGATCGCCAACAAGGCGGCCGGCGGTTCGATGGTGATCATGGACGTGGCCACCGGCGAGATCCTGGCCATGGTCAACCTGCCTACCTACAACCCCAATTCGGTCGGCGGCGCTGCCCCGGACACCCGCCGCAACCGCGCGGTGACCGACCTGGTCGAGCCCGGCTCGACCATGAAGCCGCTGACCATCGCCTCGGCGCTACAGTCCGGCGTGGTCACCAAGGACACCACGGTGGATACCAACCCGGGCTACATGGCCGTGGGCCGGTTCACCATCAAGGACGTGCCGCGCAACAACGGCGTGCTCAATGTCACCGGCGTGATCACCCGCAGTTCGAACATCGGCGCGGCCAAGATCGCCGCCAAGATGCCCGACCAGGTGTTCTACGACCACGTCCACAGCTTCGGCTATGGCGTGTCCCCGCACAGCGGTTTTCCCGGTGAGTCGGCCGGCGTGCTGAAGCGGCCTGGCCGCTGGGACGGTGCCACCAAGACCACCATGTCCTACGGCTATGGTCTGAATGTCACGCCGCTGCAGATCGCCACCGCGTATTCGGCGCTGGGCAACGGCGGCCGTCTGATCGCGCCGACCTTCGTCAAGGGCCAGCGCAACGAAGGCAAGCAGATCATCGACCCCAACATTGCCAAGGATGTGGTGGCGATGATGGAAACGGTGGTCACCCAGGGCGGCGCCAAGCAGGCGGCCGTGCTGGGTTACCACGTGGCCGGCAAGACCGGTACCGCGCGCAAGGCGGGCCCCGGCGGTTACGAGCGCGGGCATTACAACGCGCTTTTCGCCGGCGTGGTGCCGGCGACCAATCCGCGCTTTGCCACGGTGATCGTGATCAACGACCCGCAGGCCGGCAAGTACTACGGCGGCCTGGTGTCCGCGCCGGTGTTCCACAACGTGATGGAAGGCGCGCTGCGCCTGATGGACGTGCCGCCGGACGACATCGAGTCGTGGCTGGCGGCGCAGCAGTCCGGAAAGCTGGGGCATACCACCTCGTCGTTGCCGGTGCCGCCGCCGGAAACGGTGATCGCCCCGGATGCCGCCGCCGAATTCGATGCCGCGCTGCCCAGCGCGCACGCCACGGTGCCGCCCGCGCAGGGAGGCACCCAATGA
- the ftsL gene encoding cell division protein FtsL has product MSRLLLIVLLACTVASAIGVVFMRHRHRQTFIELSKVERARDELNIEFGRLQLEQATLAEATRVDRVAREKLGMKFPEAADVVVIRP; this is encoded by the coding sequence GTGAGTCGCCTGCTGCTCATCGTGCTGCTGGCCTGCACCGTCGCCTCGGCGATCGGGGTGGTGTTCATGCGCCACCGCCACCGCCAGACCTTCATCGAGCTGTCCAAGGTCGAGCGTGCGCGTGATGAGCTCAACATTGAATTCGGCCGCCTGCAGCTGGAGCAGGCGACCCTGGCCGAGGCCACCCGGGTTGACCGCGTGGCCCGCGAGAAGCTGGGTATGAAGTTCCCGGAAGCGGCGGACGTGGTGGTGATCCGGCCATGA
- the rsmH gene encoding 16S rRNA (cytosine(1402)-N(4))-methyltransferase RsmH: MRGAAQTGHLPVSQSPAGHLPVLYTQVLDGLRVIENGTYLDGTFGRGGHARGVLEQLGPGGRLLVMDKDPEAIAVAERDFAPDPRVSIFRGSFADLLHWDATADGLDGVLFDLGVSSPQLDVAERGFSFGKDGPLDMRMDPDSGESAAQWLNRVEERELMDVLWTYGEERQGRRIAKAIVARRDKQPFTRTAELAELIASVMPRGKDKIHPATRSFQAIRIHINRELADLEAGLDAAMARLKPGGRLAVISFHSLEDRIVKQFMNRHAKAPPSNRRLPELAAFVPTLDLHGGAIKAEDDELAVNPRSRSAVLRVAEKREVAG; the protein is encoded by the coding sequence ATGCGCGGAGCAGCGCAGACCGGTCACCTTCCGGTGTCGCAGTCGCCGGCGGGGCACCTGCCGGTTCTGTACACGCAGGTCCTGGACGGCCTGAGGGTGATCGAAAACGGTACGTATCTCGATGGCACGTTTGGTCGTGGCGGTCACGCCCGCGGCGTGCTCGAGCAACTCGGTCCCGGAGGCCGGCTGCTGGTCATGGACAAGGATCCTGAAGCGATTGCGGTAGCCGAGCGCGATTTCGCGCCGGACCCGCGCGTCTCGATCTTCCGGGGCAGCTTCGCCGACCTGCTGCACTGGGACGCCACCGCCGACGGCCTGGATGGCGTGCTGTTCGACCTGGGCGTGTCCTCGCCGCAGCTGGACGTGGCCGAGCGTGGTTTCAGCTTCGGCAAGGACGGCCCGCTGGACATGCGCATGGACCCGGACAGCGGCGAAAGCGCGGCGCAGTGGCTCAACCGTGTTGAAGAACGCGAGCTGATGGACGTGTTGTGGACCTACGGCGAAGAGCGCCAGGGCCGCCGCATCGCCAAGGCCATCGTGGCTCGCCGCGACAAGCAGCCCTTCACCCGCACCGCCGAACTGGCCGAGCTGATCGCCTCGGTGATGCCGCGTGGCAAGGACAAGATCCACCCGGCCACGCGCAGCTTCCAGGCCATCCGCATCCACATCAACCGTGAACTGGCCGACCTTGAGGCGGGCCTGGACGCGGCGATGGCGCGGCTCAAGCCCGGTGGCCGGCTGGCGGTGATCAGCTTCCATTCGCTGGAAGACCGCATCGTCAAGCAGTTCATGAACCGCCACGCCAAGGCCCCGCCGAGCAATCGCCGGCTGCCCGAGCTGGCCGCGTTCGTGCCGACCCTGGACCTGCACGGCGGCGCCATCAAGGCCGAGGACGACGAGCTGGCGGTCAACCCGCGCTCGCGCAGCGCCGTGCTGCGCGTTGCCGAAAAGCGCGAGGTGGCCGGGTGA
- a CDS encoding division/cell wall cluster transcriptional repressor MraZ — protein MFQGETAITVDDKGRMAVPTAHRDLVARVSNNRLVLTYNPFESGCLWLYAETEWERVRDDVMAKPNTQRVVRLLQQKLVGSAAHLELDGNGRISIPASHRGAVGIEKKAVLLGMGDKFELWSEQAHRALIQQTLSDGDLGDGLLDLKL, from the coding sequence GTGTTTCAGGGCGAGACGGCCATCACGGTTGACGATAAAGGACGCATGGCGGTTCCCACCGCGCATCGTGACCTTGTCGCGCGTGTGAGCAACAACCGCCTGGTCCTGACCTACAACCCCTTCGAGTCCGGCTGCCTGTGGCTGTATGCCGAAACCGAGTGGGAACGGGTCCGCGACGACGTCATGGCCAAACCCAACACACAGCGCGTCGTGCGTCTGCTGCAACAGAAGCTGGTCGGTTCGGCCGCGCATCTGGAGCTGGACGGCAACGGCCGCATCAGTATTCCTGCCAGCCACCGCGGTGCCGTTGGCATTGAAAAGAAGGCGGTTCTGCTCGGCATGGGCGACAAATTTGAATTGTGGAGCGAGCAGGCACATCGCGCGTTGATCCAGCAGACGTTGTCTGACGGGGATCTGGGCGATGGGTTGCTCGACCTGAAGTTGTGA
- a CDS encoding NRDE family protein, with product MCLLALAWKTHPRWQLLMAGNRDEFHARPTAALAAWPAPDHGLLAGRDLRSGGTWAGVGPGGRMAVVTNVRDPLARQTGPSRGALVADYLRDTAPAARFADALAARAATFAPFNLLLADRDSCEFLGNHPAGRQALAPGVHGMSNGPLDAPWPKTARLNAAVQGWIASGSDDLAPLWAALADETRADDSALPDTGIGLERERWLSAAFIRSPEYGTRASTLIALDADGEGFIHERRFGPDGSCIGETRLAVTAPAAGI from the coding sequence ATGTGCCTGCTTGCCCTTGCTTGGAAGACCCACCCCCGCTGGCAGCTGCTGATGGCCGGCAACCGCGACGAGTTCCACGCCCGCCCCACCGCCGCGCTGGCGGCCTGGCCGGCGCCCGACCACGGGCTGCTGGCCGGACGCGACCTGCGCTCGGGCGGCACCTGGGCCGGGGTCGGACCCGGCGGCCGCATGGCGGTGGTGACCAACGTGCGCGACCCGCTGGCCCGCCAGACCGGCCCCTCCCGCGGCGCACTGGTGGCCGACTATCTGCGTGACACCGCCCCGGCCGCCCGCTTCGCCGATGCGCTGGCCGCCCGCGCCGCCACCTTCGCCCCGTTCAATCTGCTGCTGGCCGACCGCGACAGCTGCGAGTTCCTGGGCAACCACCCGGCGGGCCGGCAGGCGTTGGCGCCCGGCGTGCACGGCATGTCCAACGGGCCGCTGGATGCGCCGTGGCCCAAGACCGCGCGTTTGAACGCCGCCGTGCAGGGCTGGATCGCCAGCGGCAGCGACGACCTGGCCCCACTGTGGGCGGCGCTGGCCGATGAAACCCGGGCCGACGACAGCGCCCTGCCCGACACCGGCATCGGCCTGGAGCGCGAGCGCTGGCTGAGCGCGGCATTCATCCGCAGCCCCGAGTACGGCACCCGCGCCAGCACGCTGATCGCGTTGGATGCCGACGGCGAGGGCTTCATCCACGAGCGCCGGTTCGGGCCGGACGGCAGCTGCATCGGCGAGACGCGGCTGGCGGTTACGGCGCCAGCTGCGGGGATATGA
- a CDS encoding DM13 domain-containing protein gives MRRILFLLASHLLVLAVGFGLGVYFLPILTAPDDPPVQQVQAAMEQARYHATFHRDQKGSDALHWADGALSVSATQVAFTGKIAPGPDYKVYLTREFVDTKAGFERIKADAVRIGEVKTFNRFLVEVPPGVDVEEFTTVVVWCERFAQFISAGQYRTPG, from the coding sequence ATGCGACGCATCCTCTTTCTATTGGCCAGCCATCTGCTGGTCCTTGCCGTGGGCTTCGGCCTGGGCGTGTACTTCCTGCCGATCCTGACCGCTCCCGACGATCCGCCGGTGCAACAGGTACAGGCCGCGATGGAGCAGGCCCGCTACCACGCCACCTTCCACCGCGACCAGAAGGGCAGCGATGCGCTGCACTGGGCCGATGGCGCGCTGAGCGTGAGCGCCACCCAGGTCGCCTTCACCGGCAAGATCGCCCCGGGCCCGGATTACAAGGTGTACCTGACCCGCGAGTTCGTCGACACCAAGGCCGGGTTTGAACGGATCAAGGCCGATGCGGTTCGCATTGGCGAGGTGAAGACGTTCAACCGGTTCCTGGTCGAGGTGCCACCGGGCGTGGACGTGGAGGAATTCACCACCGTGGTGGTGTGGTGCGAGCGCTTCGCGCAGTTCATCTCGGCCGGGCAATACCGAACGCCGGGGTGA
- the rsmI gene encoding 16S rRNA (cytidine(1402)-2'-O)-methyltransferase: MSAVPTLYVVATPIGNLADLTPRAQDVLRSVAAICAEDTRRSGQLLAHFGIQQPLVALHDHNEEALAQRIVARLQAGESLALVSDAGTPLVSDPGYRLVRAAREAGIRVSPVPGACAAIAALSVAGLPSDRFTFEGFLPAKGSGRRERLQGLAAETRTLVFYESSHRITESLADMVATFGAERPAVLARELTKLFETVLDGTLASLLQQVEADDNQRKGEFVVMVQGAADDEQAQLAAGRRLYAKLSEHLPPSTAAKLAAEITGAPRKALYGS; the protein is encoded by the coding sequence ATGAGTGCTGTCCCCACGCTGTATGTCGTTGCCACCCCGATCGGCAACCTGGCCGACCTGACACCGCGGGCGCAGGACGTGCTGCGCTCGGTGGCGGCGATCTGCGCCGAAGACACCCGCCGCAGCGGCCAGTTGCTGGCCCACTTCGGCATCCAGCAACCGCTGGTGGCCCTGCACGACCACAATGAAGAAGCGTTGGCGCAGCGCATCGTGGCCCGCCTGCAGGCCGGCGAATCGCTGGCGCTGGTCAGCGATGCCGGCACCCCGCTGGTGAGTGACCCGGGCTACCGCCTGGTGCGCGCCGCCCGCGAGGCCGGCATCCGGGTCAGCCCGGTGCCGGGCGCCTGCGCGGCCATTGCCGCGTTGAGCGTGGCTGGCCTGCCCAGCGACCGTTTCACCTTTGAAGGCTTCCTGCCGGCCAAGGGCTCGGGCCGCCGCGAGCGCCTGCAGGGCCTGGCCGCGGAAACCCGCACGCTGGTGTTCTACGAATCCTCGCACCGCATCACCGAATCGCTGGCCGACATGGTGGCCACCTTCGGCGCCGAGCGCCCGGCGGTGCTGGCGCGCGAACTGACCAAGCTGTTTGAAACCGTGCTCGACGGCACCTTGGCTTCGCTGCTGCAGCAGGTGGAAGCCGACGACAACCAGCGCAAGGGCGAGTTCGTGGTGATGGTCCAGGGCGCCGCCGACGACGAGCAGGCCCAGCTGGCCGCCGGCCGCCGCCTGTACGCCAAGCTCAGCGAACACCTCCCGCCGTCGACCGCAGCCAAGCTCGCCGCCGAGATAACCGGTGCCCCCAGAAAGGCGTTGTACGGCAGTTGA